The Microscilla marina ATCC 23134 genome includes the window AATTAGATACGGCATTTTTGTATACCAGGGTAAGAAAACTACCCGGTGCAAATTGTAAGTTAAATACAAAGTCAATGTTAAAAGCATTGAAATCCTGGTTATGTGTCACGGCTTCACTAACCCCTTCAGAGTTGGTTTCCAAACTTTTCAAAGTTGCCTGATCAGCCAGTAGCTCGCCGTTTTGTTGCAACAAGTACAGCTTATCATATATTACATTGCTCCAGTAATGACGTATTCTCAAACGAAAGTTGGTTAAACGGTTAAAAGCGTAATCGAGGGTAAACGTATTGGTAATATTTCGTACATCCCGGCGACCATACACAATATGGGTGTGGTCGTTGTCATCGGTTACATTGGTTGCCCAGTTTCTTTCATTGTTTCGGCGGGTATAATTAAAGTCATGAATAAAAGACAACTTGTTGTTCACCCGGTAGCGAGGTCTTATACCAAACCAAGTATCTTGTTGTTTCCAATCGGGGCGAGCCCAAGTACCACCGTATCCGGTAAGTCTAAATTTTTTGCGGCTGTCGGTTCCCGCCCAAAAGTTTACCTCGTGTGCAGGCAATCGTTTAAAAAAGCGTCCTTCAACCCTGGGCGAAAAGTAGTCATAGTTGTCTACCGGGGTAGTGTTTAAATTAAAACCAGCATACCAAAAATTGGTAAAGTTGAAATTCATATTGGTCCATAGCCCAAACTGGTTAAAAGTAAAAGGTTTATAAAGCATGCGGTGCCAGGTTCCAGTCCACCAGTTAAAACGGTTGAGTATGCCTTTAGGCTTAAAAGTCATATACCCTACCTCGGCATTGTGTGACACTTCGTTGGGGGCTTGCAAAAAACCCATATCATTAGGGTTGTAGTTGTCGCTTTCTACATTGCGATTCATCCAAAAACGAAACTTCCCCCTTACTTTACTAAAAGAGATGTTGTATTTATAGCCCAAGTCTGGAATGTAACTACCCGATTCGCTGTCGCGGGTATAACGCTGCGACACTGCCGCAAACCCCTGCAGGCGATAAGTATTTTTCTTATTATGAAAACGAAAATCGGTTCCAGTAACATTGGCGTGAGTAAACCCACCTGCGCGCGAAACATTGGTATTGATAAAACTGATGTTAGAGTTGTTAGGCAGGTTTTGGTCTAGCACAAAAGTATTGTAGTTAGTCAGTGGGTCTACCAGTACTGTTCTTGTTTCTCCAGTTTCAGTATCTTTTACCCTGGCGTACGATGCTTTGGTTACTGCATTGAATATCCCTATGCCTAAACCGCCCTTAGTTCTGCCCGAAAGTTTGGTGGCGTTAATTAATTGTGTCTCTCCTGGCCATTTGTCTACCTCTTCATTTTCTCCCAGCTCATCTTTCAGGTCAAAAGAACTTTGTCCTACACGGCGTGAATAAAACAGTCCCCCTTTGTTAAACAGTTCGGTACCCTCGGTAAAGAAAGGGCGGTTTTCTTGAAAACGCACCTCAAAAGGACTTAAGTTGAGTACTACGTTATCAGACTGTACCTGGCTAAAATCAGGCACCAAACTCATATCTAAAGTAAAGCTTTCGCTGATCCCGTATTTTAAGTCCATTCCTCCACCATAAGTGTTTGAGTTGCCATTGGTATCGTCATAACGGCTTGAAAAAGAGGCATAAGGCAACAAAAATAAACGCACAGGAGGCTTGATGTTTTTGAGCCCGGTTAATTGTCCAAACTGATTTACAAACCCACTCAAAGAGGCATCTACGTGGTTCCAATAGCTGGTTTCCTGGTTGCGCTGTACTCTACGCATAAAGTTTACCCCCCAGGTTTGGTTGGCATCGCGCGGAAACCTCAAGGCAGAATAAGGAATTTCAAGTTCAGCAGTCCAACCTTCGTCGGTAATTTTTACCGCACTTTTCCAAACGGCATTCCAGTTTACGTCCTCGTTTCGGGCAGAAATAAACTTATCAGTTTGTACTCCGGCCGCCGATACTATAAACGAAAAAGCATTTTGTTGTTTGTTGTAAGTATCAAAGCTTACTGAAAAGTAATCAGAGTTTTTACCTTCCGAATCGCGTTGCCCAAACTCTTTGAGAATTTTATTGGGCTCACTGTCATACATCTTGGCAGAAATGTAGATGGCAAAGTCATCATAAATCACCTTAATTTCGGTCTTTTGGGCAGAGGGTTTGCCATTGCTTGGGCGGGTTTGGATGAAGTTTCCTACGTAAAAGCTAGGGTCACGTACCCACACTTCATCGTCAAGTTTGCCATCAATTGTAGGCTTATTTTTTATTTTTACTGCTTTGAGCGAATTGGGTTTTTTTGTTTTTGGAGGTTTTGCCCAACTCAAAAATCCTCCACAACATAGTAAAACACAGAGGAATGATGAAGTAAAAGTTTTCATGGTAAATATCTATTGATAATGCTTTAAAGTAAAATATATGGATTATGTGTGTATTTCTTACGTTGATATTTCAAAGACATAGGCCGGTGGAACAGGTTGCAATACAAAGGTGTTTTTTTCGTGGCAGTATTTGTATATCATTGGTTTTTGTAGTGTGGTTACAAGCTTAATATAAGCACTGTAAATTAAGGTATATGGTTTATAATCAGTGCTTTATATCCTAAGGGGTAATTTGTTTAAAATAGAAACTGCTCTTTAGTAAAAAGGTTACTGATTTTTGTTGAAGTGGGGCATATTTTAGGTGAATACTTATTTTTGATGGTCAAATGAATCAGTTGTAATCTGGTGGCGTTCTTTGTTGAATAGCGGGAAAACCCTGTGATTTGCTTTGCGGTAAAAGTAACCTTGAAACCATCATCTGGAGCTTGTTGGTGAGTAAGACGGTTCAAAAAAGCAAGTATTACAGTTGGAGGTAAAAACAAAGCGGGCAGGCAGTATAAAGAGTTGTTCAATGCCATTATTCGTTTTTCCTGGCTTACTTGTGTAAATTTCACTCCTTGTTTTTTCCTATTCAGACCAAAAATATACAACTTGATTCTTGATTGCCCTTGTGGTAAATAGAAGATGACTAAATTTAAAAAAATGATTTATGGCGCATACTTATGATTATCCCCGTCCTGCCCTTACTGTTGACTGTATCATATTTGGGCAAGATACCAACCAGGCTACCAAAGTACTGCTTATTCAACGAGCACATGAGCCTTTTCAGGATAAATGGGCAATACCTGGTGGTTTTATAGATGCCAACGAAACTGCTCTGCAAGCCGCAAAACGTGAGTTGGAAGAAGAAACAAACCTGAAAGGGGTAGAGCTACACCAGTTATACACCTTTACTGCACCAGACAGAGATCCACGAGGTTGGGTAGTGTCTATAGCACATTATGCCTTGGTAGACATCAATGCTTGTAAGCCCATAGCAGGAGACGATGCCCGCAATGCTACTTGGTTTGCATTGGATGAATTACCTGAAATGGCTTTTGATCACGATGAAATTTTAAAAATGGCTATAGCAGAGGTGAAGCCTTAGGTTGGATTGGGTTGGTAGCAATAGTCAAGCATTTGTAGCCGATTAAAACAATTGTATGAATAAACTTAAAAAATGCCAACAACGTTTTGCTAAGTTAATGTCGCGTCGGCACGAACGCTACTTTACCTGGGTAGACTATATACATACATTGCTTACAGCGTTGCCCATAGGCTTAGGCGTGGGATTGGTATTTGGTGTGATGAACAAACACTACGAAGTAAGCCTGTTGATAGGTGTTACCCAAGGAGTAGTCATTGGTTGTTGCCTTACATTTGCTATCCAGATATCGTTGTATTTGTCCGATAAAATCAGCTGGAAACCAATCAGCTTTTCATTGGTGTTTTTGGTGATGGTGATCAACTGTTTTGTAGGGGTAAAAGTCATCGGGTGGATAAGTGTGCACTGGTGGGGGGCTAACCCAAGTTCTATAGGGGTCACCGTTGTTTTGATTGTTTTCTACACTGCATTAGGTATGATTATATTTACTAAAATTCATCAAAGAGCTCAACTGGACAGTAAAATCACCGAGCAGGAATTGAAACTCATGGAGTTAAAACAACTCAAAACTCAGGCTGAACTGGACGCATTACATGCCAGGGTAAACCCTCATTTTTTGTATAATACCCTCAATTCTATTGCAAGCCTGATACACGCCAACCCCGACAAAGCCGAGCAAATGACTTTACTCTTGTCTAAGTTTTTTAGGTACAATACCAATCGAAAAAATAACCACCTGACTACCATAGGCGAAGAACTAGACATGGTGGCTACTTACCTGGAAATAGAAAAGGTGCGTTTTGGTGACAGGCTGAACTATCAACTAGATCTGCCACCAGGGGTAAAAAACTACCTGATTCCTCGTTTTTTGTTGCAACCCTTGGTCGAGAATGCCCTCAAACACGGGATAGCCAAACTTGCTGAAAAGGGAAAGCTTAGCTTGACAATAAATACTGAAAACGATCAGATCAAGGTAATGATTGGCGACAACGGTCCGGCTTTCTCTGATGAGTTAGTATCGGGTTATGGGTTAAAAAGTACCCGTGAAAAACTCGAGTTGCTGTTTCCGGGCAATGCCGACTTTTACTTTGAAAACTCACCCAAAAAACAATTGGTTATTATACTCAAAAAAATGCTTGCCC containing:
- a CDS encoding DUF5916 domain-containing protein, with the translated sequence MKTFTSSFLCVLLCCGGFLSWAKPPKTKKPNSLKAVKIKNKPTIDGKLDDEVWVRDPSFYVGNFIQTRPSNGKPSAQKTEIKVIYDDFAIYISAKMYDSEPNKILKEFGQRDSEGKNSDYFSVSFDTYNKQQNAFSFIVSAAGVQTDKFISARNEDVNWNAVWKSAVKITDEGWTAELEIPYSALRFPRDANQTWGVNFMRRVQRNQETSYWNHVDASLSGFVNQFGQLTGLKNIKPPVRLFLLPYASFSSRYDDTNGNSNTYGGGMDLKYGISESFTLDMSLVPDFSQVQSDNVVLNLSPFEVRFQENRPFFTEGTELFNKGGLFYSRRVGQSSFDLKDELGENEEVDKWPGETQLINATKLSGRTKGGLGIGIFNAVTKASYARVKDTETGETRTVLVDPLTNYNTFVLDQNLPNNSNISFINTNVSRAGGFTHANVTGTDFRFHNKKNTYRLQGFAAVSQRYTRDSESGSYIPDLGYKYNISFSKVRGKFRFWMNRNVESDNYNPNDMGFLQAPNEVSHNAEVGYMTFKPKGILNRFNWWTGTWHRMLYKPFTFNQFGLWTNMNFNFTNFWYAGFNLNTTPVDNYDYFSPRVEGRFFKRLPAHEVNFWAGTDSRKKFRLTGYGGTWARPDWKQQDTWFGIRPRYRVNNKLSFIHDFNYTRRNNERNWATNVTDDNDHTHIVYGRRDVRNITNTFTLDYAFNRLTNFRLRIRHYWSNVIYDKLYLLQQNGELLADQATLKSLETNSEGVSEAVTHNQDFNAFNIDFVFNLQFAPGSFLTLVYKNAVSNFLSGREVNDFSFERNFRNNVMNAPQVNTFSAKVIYFLDYLYVKKLFK
- a CDS encoding sensor histidine kinase, whose protein sequence is MNKLKKCQQRFAKLMSRRHERYFTWVDYIHTLLTALPIGLGVGLVFGVMNKHYEVSLLIGVTQGVVIGCCLTFAIQISLYLSDKISWKPISFSLVFLVMVINCFVGVKVIGWISVHWWGANPSSIGVTVVLIVFYTALGMIIFTKIHQRAQLDSKITEQELKLMELKQLKTQAELDALHARVNPHFLYNTLNSIASLIHANPDKAEQMTLLLSKFFRYNTNRKNNHLTTIGEELDMVATYLEIEKVRFGDRLNYQLDLPPGVKNYLIPRFLLQPLVENALKHGIAKLAEKGKLSLTINTENDQIKVMIGDNGPAFSDELVSGYGLKSTREKLELLFPGNADFYFENSPKKQLVIILKKMLAHEYTKNKQAIQNHHN
- a CDS encoding NUDIX domain-containing protein, whose protein sequence is MAHTYDYPRPALTVDCIIFGQDTNQATKVLLIQRAHEPFQDKWAIPGGFIDANETALQAAKRELEEETNLKGVELHQLYTFTAPDRDPRGWVVSIAHYALVDINACKPIAGDDARNATWFALDELPEMAFDHDEILKMAIAEVKP